The proteins below are encoded in one region of Alistipes communis:
- a CDS encoding ROK family protein, whose product MYSHDNRVVITLDAGGTNLVFGAMQANKFIVEPITLPSHAEDLDKCLAAMVEGFRAVIGCLSEKPVAISFAFPGPADYPNGVIGGYLPNFPSFRDGVALGPFLEATFGIPVFINNDGDLFAYGEALGGALPQVNARLEALNSSKRYKNLVGYTFGTGFGVGVVIDNRLNRGDNSCVETFCLRHKKMPEIIVEDGVSVRAVKRVYGELSGDPNHGLEPREICEIADGKRQGNVGAARQAFAEMGEIAGDAMAAAVTLIDGLVVIGGGITAARKWIMPGLLRELRAKMHTLSGDELNRVQMKVYDLDDEAEFREFAKGRLQPLKVYGTDRYVAYDPQKRIGVTISKLGASQAVSVGAYAFALSQLDSNDNRQ is encoded by the coding sequence ATGTACAGCCATGACAATCGGGTGGTGATCACCCTCGACGCCGGCGGCACGAACCTCGTGTTCGGAGCCATGCAGGCCAATAAATTCATCGTGGAGCCGATCACGCTCCCGTCTCATGCCGAGGATCTCGACAAGTGCCTCGCGGCGATGGTCGAGGGGTTCAGGGCCGTCATCGGATGCCTTTCGGAGAAACCCGTGGCCATTTCGTTCGCATTCCCCGGTCCGGCCGATTACCCCAACGGCGTCATCGGGGGTTATCTTCCCAACTTCCCGTCGTTCCGCGACGGCGTGGCGCTGGGCCCGTTCCTCGAAGCAACGTTCGGCATTCCGGTCTTCATCAACAACGACGGCGACTTGTTCGCCTACGGCGAGGCGCTGGGCGGAGCCCTGCCTCAGGTCAACGCCCGTCTCGAAGCGCTGAACAGCTCCAAACGCTACAAGAACCTCGTGGGTTACACCTTCGGCACGGGCTTCGGCGTGGGCGTCGTGATCGACAATCGCCTCAACCGCGGCGACAACTCGTGCGTCGAGACCTTCTGCCTGCGGCACAAGAAGATGCCGGAGATCATCGTCGAGGACGGAGTCTCCGTTCGTGCCGTGAAGCGCGTCTACGGCGAACTGTCGGGCGATCCGAATCACGGACTGGAACCCAGGGAGATCTGCGAGATCGCCGACGGCAAGCGCCAGGGGAACGTCGGGGCGGCGCGTCAGGCTTTCGCCGAAATGGGCGAGATCGCCGGCGACGCCATGGCCGCGGCCGTGACGCTCATCGACGGTCTGGTCGTCATCGGCGGAGGCATCACGGCGGCCCGCAAATGGATCATGCCGGGCCTGCTGAGAGAGCTCCGCGCGAAGATGCACACCCTCTCGGGCGACGAGCTGAACCGCGTGCAGATGAAAGTCTACGACCTGGACGACGAGGCGGAGTTCCGTGAGTTCGCCAAAGGCCGCTTGCAGCCGCTGAAGGTTTACGGCACCGACCGCTATGTGGCCTACGACCCGCAGAAGCGCATCGGCGTCACGATTTCGAAACTCGGCGCCAGTCAGGCCGTTTCGGTCGGTGCATACGCTTTTGCTTTAAGTCAATTGGACAGTAATGATAATAGACAATGA
- a CDS encoding GH92 family glycosyl hydrolase gives MNKRKRIIIAALLFTAGLARAQTPADKVDPFIGTTDFGTTHPGALCPNGMMAVVPFNVMGSDTNVYDKDARWWSTPYEYHNEFFTGFAHGALSGVGCPEMGSLLTMATSGPLTVDYREYGTAYRDERATPGYYSVRLDKYGILAEAAATARTSAERYTFPAGKGHILLNLGEGLTNESGAAVRRVSATEIEGMKLLGTFCYNPQKVFPVYFVLRVTKTPSSSGYWKKQRPMTGVEAEWTPDNGRYKLYTEYGRELAGDDVGYWFTFDDLRAGEQVEVRMGISYVSTENARRNLDAEQPAGTSFDAIRGAARTRWNDDLSRIRVEDGTAEQQTVFYTALYHALIHPNLLSDVNGEYPLMEHSGEVGVTDGERYTVFSLWDTYRNVHQLLTLVYPERQLDMVRSMIGMYEEWGWMPKWELYGRETFTMEGDPAIPVIVDMWMKGLRDFDVATAYEAFRKSATTPGAQNRLRPDIDPYVERGYIPLGFYAKDLAGDTSVSHALEYYVADHALSLLADSLGHGDDARLFRDRSLGYRHYYDREFGTLRPINDDGTFLEPFDPKAGENFTAAPGFHEGSAWNYTFFVPHDVEGLAKLMGGRRKFVDKLQMVFDEGLYDPANEPDIAYAYLFSRFPGEEWRTQREVRRLLDTCFTTAADGIPGNDDTGTMSAWAVFSMMGFYPDCPGEPYYTLTAPVFDRVEIATERGPLVIEAERPADGAGYIGRMTLGGRPLGKYRLSHDELLGGGRLKFELKNDK, from the coding sequence ATGAATAAGCGAAAAAGAATCATCATCGCGGCGCTTCTGTTTACGGCGGGACTTGCCCGAGCCCAGACTCCTGCCGATAAGGTCGATCCTTTCATCGGCACGACCGACTTCGGCACGACCCACCCCGGGGCCCTGTGCCCGAACGGCATGATGGCGGTGGTTCCGTTCAACGTGATGGGTTCGGACACGAACGTCTACGATAAGGACGCCCGCTGGTGGTCGACGCCTTACGAGTACCATAACGAATTCTTCACGGGTTTCGCCCACGGGGCGCTGAGCGGCGTGGGATGTCCCGAGATGGGATCGCTGCTGACGATGGCGACGAGCGGGCCGCTGACGGTGGATTATCGGGAGTACGGCACGGCCTACCGCGACGAGCGGGCCACGCCGGGCTATTATTCGGTGCGCCTCGACAAGTACGGTATTCTTGCCGAGGCTGCGGCCACGGCGCGCACTTCGGCCGAGCGCTACACGTTTCCCGCCGGCAAGGGGCACATCCTGCTGAATCTGGGCGAGGGCCTCACGAACGAGTCGGGGGCGGCGGTGCGCCGCGTGAGCGCCACGGAGATCGAGGGCATGAAACTGCTGGGGACGTTCTGCTACAACCCGCAGAAGGTGTTTCCGGTGTATTTCGTGCTGCGCGTGACGAAAACCCCGTCGTCGTCGGGCTACTGGAAGAAACAGCGCCCGATGACGGGCGTCGAGGCGGAGTGGACGCCCGACAACGGCAGATACAAGCTCTATACGGAGTACGGCCGCGAACTGGCGGGCGACGACGTGGGCTACTGGTTCACGTTCGACGACCTGCGGGCTGGCGAACAGGTCGAGGTGCGCATGGGCATTTCCTATGTGAGCACGGAGAACGCCCGCCGGAACCTCGACGCCGAACAGCCCGCCGGAACATCGTTCGACGCGATCCGCGGGGCGGCCCGCACGCGGTGGAACGACGACCTTTCGCGCATCCGCGTCGAGGATGGCACGGCGGAGCAGCAGACCGTGTTCTATACGGCGCTGTACCATGCGCTGATCCACCCGAATCTCCTGAGCGATGTCAACGGGGAATACCCGCTGATGGAGCATTCGGGAGAGGTGGGGGTTACCGACGGCGAACGCTATACGGTCTTTTCGCTGTGGGACACCTACCGCAACGTGCACCAGCTGCTGACGCTGGTCTATCCCGAGCGGCAACTGGACATGGTGCGCTCGATGATCGGCATGTACGAGGAGTGGGGGTGGATGCCCAAGTGGGAGCTGTACGGCCGCGAGACCTTCACGATGGAAGGCGACCCGGCCATTCCGGTCATCGTCGACATGTGGATGAAGGGGCTGCGCGACTTCGACGTCGCGACGGCCTACGAGGCGTTCCGCAAGTCGGCCACGACGCCCGGAGCGCAGAACCGGCTGCGGCCGGACATCGACCCCTATGTCGAGCGGGGCTACATTCCGCTGGGTTTCTACGCCAAGGACCTCGCGGGCGATACCTCCGTGTCGCACGCGTTGGAGTACTACGTCGCCGACCATGCGCTGTCGCTGCTGGCCGACTCGCTCGGACACGGAGACGACGCGCGTCTGTTCCGCGACCGTTCGCTGGGGTACAGACACTACTACGACAGGGAGTTCGGGACGCTGCGGCCGATCAACGACGACGGGACGTTCCTCGAACCCTTCGACCCGAAGGCGGGCGAGAACTTCACGGCCGCGCCGGGATTCCACGAAGGGTCGGCCTGGAACTACACCTTCTTCGTGCCGCACGACGTGGAGGGGCTGGCGAAGCTCATGGGAGGCCGGCGGAAGTTCGTCGACAAGCTCCAAATGGTCTTCGACGAGGGGCTGTACGACCCGGCGAACGAACCCGACATCGCCTACGCCTATCTATTCAGCCGCTTTCCGGGCGAGGAGTGGCGCACGCAGCGCGAGGTGCGCCGTCTGCTGGACACCTGCTTTACGACCGCCGCGGACGGTATTCCGGGCAACGACGACACGGGTACGATGTCGGCCTGGGCCGTCTTCTCGATGATGGGATTCTATCCGGACTGCCCGGGCGAGCCGTACTATACGCTGACGGCCCCCGTGTTCGACCGCGTGGAGATCGCGACGGAGCGGGGCCCGCTGGTGATCGAGGCCGAGCGGCCGGCGGACGGCGCCGGTTACATCGGCCGCATGACGCTCGGCGGCAGACCGCTCGGCAAGTACCGCCTCTCGCACGACGAGCTGCTCGGGGGCGGACGACTGAAATTCGAATTGAAAAACGATAAATAA
- a CDS encoding glycoside hydrolase family 130 protein: MNALKIAGEPLPDMPWEERPAGSKEVLWRYTQNPIIGRDALSTSNSIFNSAVVPFQKGRYNYAGVFRCDDTNRRMRLHVGFSADGLRWDIDEADFRLTGADPEIGEWVYGYDPRVAKIGDKYYVTWCNGYHGPTIGIAWTDDFETFHQLENAFIPFNRNGVLFPRKISGKFAMLSRPSDNGHTAFGDIFYSESPDMEFWGRHRHVMSPAAFEVSAWQCMKIGAGPVPIETSEGWLLFYHGVLRSCNGYVYAFGSALLDLDEPWKVTARSGPYLISPRAPYECMGDVPNVTFPCAALHDPATGRVAVYYGCADTVTGLAFGYIPEIVEFTKRHNIL, encoded by the coding sequence ATGAATGCACTGAAAATTGCGGGCGAGCCTTTGCCCGATATGCCGTGGGAGGAGCGCCCTGCGGGTTCGAAAGAGGTCTTGTGGCGTTACACGCAGAACCCGATCATCGGCCGCGACGCCCTGTCGACCTCGAACAGTATTTTCAATTCGGCCGTCGTGCCGTTCCAAAAAGGCAGGTACAACTACGCCGGCGTTTTCCGCTGCGACGACACGAACCGCCGCATGCGCCTGCACGTCGGCTTCTCGGCCGACGGCCTGAGGTGGGACATCGACGAGGCCGACTTCCGCCTGACGGGCGCCGACCCCGAGATCGGGGAGTGGGTCTACGGCTACGATCCGCGCGTGGCGAAGATCGGCGACAAGTACTACGTGACGTGGTGCAACGGCTACCACGGCCCGACGATCGGCATCGCGTGGACGGATGATTTCGAGACGTTCCACCAGTTGGAGAACGCCTTTATCCCGTTCAACCGCAACGGGGTGCTGTTCCCGCGCAAGATCAGCGGGAAGTTCGCCATGCTCTCGCGTCCGAGCGACAACGGCCATACGGCGTTCGGCGATATTTTCTACTCCGAATCGCCCGATATGGAGTTCTGGGGCCGCCACCGTCACGTGATGTCGCCCGCGGCGTTCGAAGTCTCGGCGTGGCAGTGCATGAAGATCGGCGCGGGTCCCGTTCCGATCGAAACCTCGGAGGGGTGGTTGCTGTTCTACCACGGGGTGCTTCGTTCGTGCAACGGCTACGTCTACGCCTTCGGCTCGGCGCTACTGGATCTGGACGAGCCGTGGAAGGTCACGGCCCGCAGCGGCCCCTACCTGATCTCGCCGCGCGCGCCGTACGAGTGCATGGGCGACGTGCCGAACGTGACGTTCCCGTGCGCCGCGCTGCACGACCCCGCGACGGGGCGCGTGGCGGTCTACTACGGCTGCGCCGACACGGTGACGGGCCTTGCCTTCGGCTATATTCCGGAGATCGTCGAGTTCACGAAGCGTCATAATATCCTGTGA
- a CDS encoding type I phosphomannose isomerase catalytic subunit has protein sequence MRAFKFTPLLKSMIWGGNRIASYKGIAVDRSDIGESWELSGVKGDESVVAEGEYAGMTLPELIGQLKGELVGHAVYERHGTEFPLLVKFIDARQDLSIQVHPNDVLARMRHGKNGKTEMWYVVAADRGAHLKSGFSEQLTPAEYERKVADHTLTDALCDYSVTAGDLFFLPAGRVHAICAGTFVAEIQQTSDVTYRIYDYGRTGADGKPRELHTELAKDAIDYTVLPDYRSHYVAAKNREVPLVSCPYFVTSLYDLDRAFVRDLSELDSFLIVMCIEGSGALCDDEGNEMPIRQGETLLVPASARLLRLLPDEHLKLLTGHL, from the coding sequence ATGAGGGCTTTTAAATTTACCCCGCTCCTCAAAAGCATGATCTGGGGCGGGAACAGGATCGCATCCTACAAGGGTATTGCCGTCGACCGGTCCGATATCGGCGAGAGCTGGGAATTGTCGGGTGTGAAAGGCGATGAATCGGTCGTCGCTGAGGGGGAATATGCCGGCATGACCCTGCCGGAACTTATCGGGCAGCTCAAAGGGGAGCTGGTCGGCCATGCCGTCTACGAACGGCATGGTACGGAATTTCCGCTGCTGGTGAAATTCATCGACGCCCGTCAGGATCTTTCGATTCAGGTGCACCCCAACGACGTACTGGCTCGGATGCGGCATGGCAAGAACGGCAAGACGGAGATGTGGTATGTCGTGGCGGCGGATCGGGGGGCGCATCTGAAATCGGGTTTCTCGGAACAACTCACTCCTGCGGAGTATGAACGGAAGGTCGCAGACCATACGCTGACCGATGCCTTGTGCGACTATTCCGTCACTGCGGGCGATCTGTTTTTCCTGCCGGCCGGCCGTGTTCATGCTATCTGCGCCGGAACGTTCGTGGCGGAGATACAGCAGACTTCGGACGTCACGTATCGTATCTACGACTACGGCCGTACGGGGGCGGACGGGAAACCGCGCGAACTGCACACCGAGCTGGCGAAGGACGCTATCGACTACACCGTGCTGCCCGACTATCGTTCCCATTATGTCGCGGCGAAAAACAGGGAGGTGCCGTTGGTATCGTGTCCCTATTTCGTAACTTCGCTTTACGATCTCGATCGGGCATTTGTCCGTGATCTTTCGGAGCTCGACTCCTTCCTGATCGTCATGTGTATTGAAGGAAGCGGGGCGCTCTGCGACGATGAAGGGAACGAGATGCCGATCCGTCAGGGAGAGACGCTGCTCGTTCCGGCTTCGGCCCGGCTCCTGCGGCTCCTGCCCGATGAACATCTCAAACTGCTGACCGGTCATTTATGA
- a CDS encoding MFS transporter, whose amino-acid sequence MKTIPRSPLHWVTSLYFAMGLPFVVLNMVSAVLFKDLGVTDARIAFWTSLIMWPWTIKFLWSPFLEFYRTKKFWVVATQFLSGVLFGLAALSLHLPSFFAVTVALFAAVAFSGATHDIAADGVYMAELSTEDQAKYIGWQGAFYNLAKLVATGGLVWLAGWLYESFSAEGTATFGAYVRSWTAVLVILCAALVALGAYHLRALPSGGGAAERRSLREGLSGLKEVIAAFFTKRHIWYYIAFIILYRLGEGFVMKIVPLFLKADASAGGLGLTNQQIGLYYGTFGAGAFLLGSMLAGYYIARQGLRRTLFSLCCVFNLPFAVYALLAWFQPSSMWLVGGGIVVEYFGYGFGFVGLTLFMMQQVAPGRHQMAHYAFASGIMNLSVMLTGMASGFLSDMLSYKFFFVAVMLATVPAFVITKLVPFTYDDKPNDK is encoded by the coding sequence ATGAAGACGATACCTCGTAGCCCTTTGCATTGGGTCACGAGCCTGTACTTTGCCATGGGCCTGCCGTTCGTCGTTCTGAACATGGTCTCGGCAGTGCTGTTCAAGGACCTCGGCGTCACGGATGCCCGGATTGCTTTCTGGACGTCGTTGATCATGTGGCCGTGGACGATCAAGTTTCTTTGGAGTCCGTTTTTGGAGTTCTACCGCACGAAGAAATTCTGGGTCGTCGCGACGCAGTTTCTCAGCGGTGTGTTGTTCGGCTTGGCGGCCTTGTCGCTGCACCTGCCGTCGTTCTTCGCCGTTACGGTCGCGTTGTTCGCGGCGGTTGCTTTCAGCGGTGCCACGCACGACATCGCGGCCGACGGGGTCTATATGGCTGAACTCTCGACGGAGGATCAGGCGAAGTATATCGGTTGGCAGGGGGCGTTCTACAACCTTGCCAAACTTGTCGCCACGGGCGGCCTCGTGTGGTTGGCGGGGTGGCTCTACGAGAGCTTCTCGGCGGAGGGTACGGCGACGTTCGGCGCTTACGTGCGTTCGTGGACGGCGGTGCTTGTCATCCTGTGCGCCGCGCTCGTCGCACTGGGGGCCTACCACCTGCGTGCGCTCCCCTCGGGCGGCGGCGCCGCCGAACGCCGCTCGCTTCGGGAGGGCCTTTCGGGCCTGAAAGAGGTTATCGCGGCGTTCTTCACCAAGCGGCATATCTGGTACTACATCGCCTTCATCATCCTGTATCGGCTGGGCGAGGGGTTCGTGATGAAGATCGTGCCGCTGTTCCTCAAAGCCGACGCCTCCGCTGGCGGTCTGGGTCTTACGAACCAGCAGATCGGCCTTTACTACGGTACGTTCGGTGCGGGGGCCTTTTTGCTGGGCTCGATGCTGGCAGGGTACTACATCGCCCGGCAGGGCCTGCGGCGCACGCTGTTCTCGCTTTGCTGCGTCTTCAATCTGCCGTTCGCGGTCTATGCACTTCTGGCATGGTTCCAGCCTTCGAGCATGTGGCTTGTCGGCGGCGGCATCGTGGTGGAGTATTTCGGCTACGGCTTCGGGTTCGTGGGCCTCACGCTCTTCATGATGCAGCAGGTTGCCCCCGGCCGTCACCAGATGGCGCACTACGCCTTCGCCTCGGGGATCATGAACCTCTCGGTGATGCTCACGGGCATGGCCTCGGGTTTCCTGAGCGATATGCTGAGCTATAAATTTTTCTTTGTTGCCGTGATGCTGGCCACTGTTCCGGCCTTCGTAATCACGAAGCTGGTTCCATTTACCTATGACGACAAACCAAACGACAAGTAA